A part of SAR202 cluster bacterium genomic DNA contains:
- a CDS encoding FHA domain-containing protein: protein MQEGERFRIRDLDSKNGTFVNGQRLKSETYLLQGGDKVEFAEGQVVLRFQERGTTLTMPSGAATMGEADIMVDSRSRDVWIRADKLDPPLSRKEFDVLDLLFQKRGQACSKDEIAAIGWPERNGGAVGDQEIEQSIRRLRLRVEPDPSNPKYIVTVRGYGYKLN, encoded by the coding sequence GTGCAGGAAGGGGAGCGGTTCCGCATTCGCGACCTGGACAGCAAGAACGGCACGTTTGTTAACGGCCAGCGCCTCAAGAGCGAAACATACCTGCTGCAAGGCGGCGACAAGGTGGAGTTTGCCGAAGGGCAAGTTGTCCTTCGGTTCCAGGAGCGCGGCACCACGCTCACAATGCCTTCAGGCGCTGCAACCATGGGCGAGGCCGACATAATGGTGGACTCGCGTTCGCGGGACGTATGGATCCGCGCGGACAAGCTGGACCCGCCCCTTTCCCGTAAGGAATTCGATGTTCTGGACCTGCTGTTCCAGAAGCGCGGCCAGGCGTGCAGCAAGGACGAGATAGCCGCAATCGGCTGGCCTGAGCGAAACGGCGGCGCAGTTGGCGACCAGGAGATCGAGCAGTCTATCCGCAGGTTACGGCTGCGCGTTGAGCCGGACCCCTCGAACCCCAAGTACATCGTCACCGTGCGCGGCTACGGGTATAAGCTGAACTAG
- a CDS encoding ATP-binding cassette domain-containing protein produces MTEGTLTTANGSREALVEVKNLKMYFPVTSGIVMQRKVADVKAVDDVTLSIDKGESLGLVGESGSGKTTLGRCILQLYKPTSGDVTFEGTRLSGLSGAEMRGFRRKMQIIFQDPYGSLDPRMTCGDIIGEPLIVHKLTKTKAEYQDRVAELLTTVGMNPFMVDRYPHEFSGGQRQRIGIARALAVSPSFIVCDEPVSALDVSIQAQVINLLKELQQRLGLTYLFIAHDLAVVRHVSNRVAVMYLGKIVEIADRNELHKNPQHPYTRALLSAIPIPDPAVESRRERIILSGELPSPMNPPKGCVFSTRCPIAIDACRDGMPELRSVNKGHRVACIRAEGYSPAGPSLFGETARQS; encoded by the coding sequence ATGACGGAGGGGACTTTGACGACTGCAAACGGCTCTCGCGAGGCGCTGGTGGAGGTGAAGAACCTCAAGATGTACTTCCCCGTGACCTCCGGCATTGTGATGCAGCGCAAGGTCGCCGATGTGAAAGCGGTCGACGACGTGACATTGTCGATCGACAAGGGCGAATCGCTCGGCCTGGTGGGGGAGAGCGGCAGCGGCAAGACGACGCTCGGCAGGTGCATACTCCAGCTTTACAAACCCACGTCCGGCGACGTTACGTTCGAAGGGACGCGCCTCAGCGGGCTGTCCGGCGCCGAAATGCGCGGGTTCCGCCGGAAGATGCAGATAATCTTCCAGGACCCCTACGGCTCGCTGGACCCCCGCATGACCTGCGGAGACATAATCGGAGAGCCCCTGATAGTCCACAAGCTCACGAAAACGAAAGCCGAGTACCAGGACCGCGTCGCCGAGCTTCTGACGACTGTTGGGATGAACCCCTTCATGGTAGACCGGTATCCGCACGAGTTCAGCGGCGGCCAGCGGCAGCGCATCGGCATCGCGCGGGCGCTTGCGGTGAGCCCCAGCTTCATCGTGTGCGACGAGCCGGTGTCCGCTCTGGACGTATCGATCCAGGCCCAGGTTATTAACTTGTTGAAAGAGCTGCAGCAGAGGCTGGGGTTGACCTACCTGTTCATTGCCCACGATCTGGCCGTTGTGAGGCATGTGAGCAACCGGGTGGCAGTGATGTACCTGGGGAAGATTGTTGAGATTGCAGACCGCAACGAGCTCCACAAAAACCCCCAGCACCCGTATACGAGGGCCCTGCTCTCTGCCATTCCCATCCCGGACCCGGCAGTCGAATCCAGGCGGGAGAGGATAATACTTTCGGGCGAGCTTCCGAGTCCTATGAACCCGCCAAAGGGGTGCGTGTTCAGCACCAGGTGTCCAATCGCGATAGACGCATGCAGGGATGGAATGCCGGAGCTGCGGTCAGTCAATAAGGGGCATCGGGTGGCTTGTATAAGGGCTGAGGGTTACTCACCAGCCGGACCGTCATTGTTTGGGGAGACTGCCAGGCAGTCGTGA
- a CDS encoding ABC transporter ATP-binding protein, whose translation MGRLLEVKGLSTHFRTQDGVVKAVDGISYTIEEGEIVGIVGESGCGKSVSALSLMRLVANPPGRIVDGSVLFEGRDLLALSESEMRKVRGNKMAMVFQEPMSSLNPVLSIGRQLTETLELHLSMSPGAARDRARDLLAMVGIPDPDRMLRDYPHHLSGGMRQRVMIAMAISCNPKLIIADEPTTALDVTIQAQILELMRSICRNLGTALIIITHNLGVVARYASRVLVMYAGKIIEEGNAREIYERPRHPYTLGLLRSVPRLDSPEGSRLEPIDGVPPDLAHLPDGCRFAPRCKYAIDKCRAEIPPLLHVDGSHSSACWRWAELPDLTRATAV comes from the coding sequence ATGGGACGACTTCTCGAAGTGAAGGGCCTCTCCACGCATTTCCGCACTCAGGACGGCGTGGTCAAGGCCGTCGACGGGATTAGCTACACAATCGAAGAAGGCGAGATTGTCGGCATTGTCGGTGAGAGCGGCTGCGGCAAAAGCGTCAGCGCGCTCTCGCTGATGCGGCTTGTTGCCAACCCTCCCGGACGGATTGTCGACGGTTCAGTGTTGTTTGAGGGGAGAGACCTCCTCGCATTGTCTGAGTCCGAGATGCGAAAGGTCCGCGGCAACAAGATGGCGATGGTCTTCCAGGAGCCGATGTCATCGCTCAATCCTGTCCTCAGCATCGGGCGGCAGCTCACCGAGACGCTGGAGCTGCACCTGAGCATGAGCCCCGGCGCTGCCAGGGACCGCGCCCGCGACCTTCTCGCGATGGTGGGGATACCCGACCCCGACCGTATGCTTCGCGATTACCCGCATCACCTCTCGGGCGGGATGCGCCAGCGCGTGATGATTGCGATGGCGATCAGCTGCAACCCCAAGCTCATCATTGCCGACGAGCCGACCACTGCCCTGGACGTGACGATTCAGGCGCAGATACTGGAGCTGATGCGGTCTATCTGCCGCAACCTGGGCACCGCCCTGATTATCATCACTCACAACCTGGGCGTTGTTGCCAGATACGCATCTCGCGTGCTGGTTATGTACGCCGGCAAGATAATTGAAGAGGGCAATGCGCGGGAGATCTACGAGCGGCCGCGACATCCTTACACGCTCGGCCTGTTGCGGTCTGTGCCGCGCCTGGACTCTCCAGAAGGCTCTCGCCTGGAGCCGATAGACGGAGTCCCGCCGGACCTGGCCCACCTGCCGGACGGGTGCCGCTTTGCACCCAGGTGCAAGTACGCGATCGACAAGTGCCGGGCCGAGATCCCGCCGCTTCTCCATGTGGACGGCTCGCACTCATCCGCCTGCTGGCGCTGGGCCGAGCTTCCTGACCTCACGCGCGCCACCGCTGTATGA